The proteins below are encoded in one region of Oncorhynchus gorbuscha isolate QuinsamMale2020 ecotype Even-year linkage group LG01, OgorEven_v1.0, whole genome shotgun sequence:
- the LOC124038484 gene encoding mucin-2-like, with protein sequence MPEAFTTSSNKIILADESVKVIKQENVVDVLYQVHSLGLYVVVEAENGLILMWDKKNSLFIKLSSTFQGQVCGLCGNYDGNGKNDFTSRNQEVVVEALEFGNSWKVSPSCPNADVIKNPCTLRSYRQSWSLKRCSIITSNVFSACHSQVDPTPFHDACVRDSCACDTGGDCECFCTAVAAYAQACNEAGACIKWRTSDICPLFCDFYNPIGECEWHYNPCGYPCMKTCKNPSGTCSSQIPALEGCYPKCPLAQPYLEESTMKCVSKKDCGCYDGDGTHYNEGEIIPSKENCQTCRCSSTEVRCSYVVQACNCLYNGRTYKYGATIYHTSDGDGTCITATCKENGTIVRIMNPCPSTPTPTTTPSVTTTQIFTQAPTTTVFVFSTPTTTPTHTPTPTTTPTTTPTHTPTPTTTPTTTPTTTSTTTPTTTPTTTAITTPISPTTTSPTTTPHCLTKIVCEWSDWIDNHYPTQETGGDYETIENIKKYRNDTCSQPKEVECRAKDLFLVPLDKLGQHVECNPSVGLICHNKDQGIPPICYNYEIRVRCCVDVCSNGTTTTSVRPTTTITTTTATTTPTSKPTTTPTTTTTTPTTKPSTTPTTTTTTSTTKPTTTPTTTPTTTPTTTPTSTPTTTPTTALTTTPISPTTTSPTTTPHCLTKTVCEWSDWIDNHYPTQETGGDYETIENIKKYRNDTCSQPKEVECRAKDLFLVPLDKLGQHVECNPSVGLICHNKDQGIPPICYNYEIRVRCCVDVVDVCSNGTTTTSVRPTTTITTTTATTTPTSKPTTTPTTTTTTPTTKPSTTPTTTTTTSTTKPTTTPTTTATTTPTTTTTTKPTTTPATTSATSTTSPTTTPTSKPATTPTSTTTTSTTKPTTTPTSTTTTSTTKPSTIPTTATTTPTSKPTTTLTTKPTTTTATSTTYLTSNPTTKPTTTPTTITTTSTTKPTTTPTSTTTTSTTKPTTTPTSTTTTSTTKPTTSTTKPTTTPTSTTTTSTTKPTTTPTSKPTTTPTTSTTKPTTSPTTTPTNTPTTATTTPTSKPTTTPTTPTTTSTTKLTTTPTTKATTTTVTSTTKPTTTPTTTTTSTPTSKPTTTPTSTTTTSTTKPTTSPTTTPTTTPKTTPTTTPTLKHTNTPTTATTTPTSKPTTTPTTPTTTSTTKLTTTPTTKATTTTVTSTTKPTTTPTTTTTSTPTSKPTTTPTSTSSTSTTKPTTYPTTTPTTTPKTTPTTTSTTTPTTTPTSKPTTTPTTTTTTLTTKPTTNPTTTATTSTTKPATTQPNTTASSTTKPTITPTTATTTTPTSTSTTSTTKPTSNPTSTTTTPTSKPATTPTSTTTTPTTKPTTSPTTTPTTTPTTATTTPTSKPTTTLTTKPTTTTATSTTYLTSNPTTKPTTTPTTITTTSTTKPTTTPTSTTTTSTTKPTTTPTSKPTTTPTSTTTTSTTKPTTTPTSTT encoded by the exons ATGCCTGAAGCCTTCACCACATCT aGCAATAAGATCATACTAGCAGATGAATCTGTAAAAGTGATCAAACAAGAGAACGTGGTTGACGTACTATACCAGGTCCACTCTCTCGGTCTCTATGTTGTTGTTGAGGCTGAAAATGGCCTGATCCTCATGTGGGACAAGAAGAATAGCCTGTTCATCAAACTCAGCTCTACCTTCCAG GGCcaagtgtgtggtctgtgtggtaACTATGACGGTAATGGAAAGAACGACTTCACGTCCAGAAACCAGGAAGTGGTTGTTGAAGCTCTGGAGTTTGGGAACAGCTGGAAAGTGTCACCCAGTTGCCCCAACGCTGATGTCATAAAAAACCCATGCACTTTAAGATCATACAGGCAGTCCTGGTCTCTGAAACGCTGCAGCATCATCACCAGTAACGTTTTCTCAGCCTGCCACTCACAG GTGGACCCCACGCCATTCCATGATGCCTGTGTGAGGGACTCGTGTGCCTGTGACACTGGGGGAGACTGCGAATGTTTCTGTACAGCTGTAGCAGCCTACGCCCAGGCCTGTAACGAGGCAGGGGCTTGTATCAAGTGGAGAACATCAGATATCTGCC CTCTGTTCTGTGATTTCTACAACCCTATTGGTGAGTGTGAGTGGCATTATAATCCGTGTGGATACCCCTGTATGAAGACCTGCAAGAATCCCTCAGGAACATGCTCCAGTCAGATCCCTGCACTGGAAG GTTGCTATCCAAAATGTCCTTTGGCCCAGCCTTATTTGGAAGAAAGTACCATGAAGTGTGTCAGTAAGAAGGACTGTGGTTGCTACGATGGAGATGGAACTCATTACAACGAGGGAGAGATTATACCTTCCAAGGAGAACTGTCAGACATG TCGTTGCTCATCAACTGAGGTCAGATGCAGCTATGTGGTCCAAG CTTGTAATTGTTTATACAACGGCAGAACATACAAGTATGGAGCGACCATATATCACACATCTGACGGTGACGGGACCTGTATTACTGCCACCTGCAAAGAGAATGGAACTATTGTCCGGATTATGAACCCCTGTCCCAGCACCCCAACTCCAACAACTACACCAAGTGTTACAACAACACAGATATTCACTCAAGCACCAACCACAACAGTATTTGTTTTCTCaactcctaccactaccccaacccATACCCCTACCCCCACAACaactcctaccactaccccaacccATACCCCTACCCCCACAACaactcctaccactaccccaacaacaacttctaccactaccccaacaacaACGCCTACCACTACCGCAATAACAACCCCTATTTCACCAACAACCACTTCACCCACTACTACTCCACACTGCCTGACCAAGATTGTCTGTGAATGGTCAGACTGGATTGACAATCACTATCCTACTCAAGAAACAGGAGGAGATTATGaaaccatagaaaatataaagaAATATAGAAATGATACTTGTAGCCAACCTAAGGAGGTAGAATGCAGAGCCAAGGACTTATTCCTTGTTCCTTTGGACAAACTAGGTCAACATGTTGAATGCAATCCCTCAGTTGGACTGATATGCCACAACAAGGATCAAGGCATCCCACCAATATGCTACAACTACGAGATCAGAGTtagatgttgtgttgatgtttgtAGCAATGGGACAACTACCACCTCAGTTAGGCCCACAACAACCATTACAACAACAACtgctaccactaccccaacatcaaAACCAACAACTACCCCAACAACTACCACAACTACCCCAACAACAAAACCTTCCACTACCCCAACAACTACCACAACTACTtcaacaactaaacctaccactaccccaacaacaacccctaccactaccccaacaacaacccctacctctaccccaaccacaacccctaccactgcCCTCACAACAACCCCTATTTCACCAACAACCACTTCACCCACTACTACTCCACACTGCCTGACCAAGACTGTCTGTGAATGGTCAGACTGGATTGACAATCACTATCCTACTCAAGAAACAGGAGGAGATTATGaaaccatagaaaatataaagaAATATAGAAATGATACTTGTAGCCAACCTAAGGAGGTAGAATGCAGAGCCAAGGACTTATTCCTTGTTCCTTTGGACAAACTAGGTCAACATGTTGAATGCAATCCCTCAGTTGGACTGATATGCCACAACAAGGATCAAGGCATCCCACCAATATGCTACAACTACGAGATCAGAGTCAGATGTTGTGtcgatgttgttgatgtttgtagcAATGGGACAACTACCACCTCAGTTAGGCCCACAACAACCATTACAACAACAACtgctaccactaccccaacatcaaAACCAACAACTACCCCAACAACTACCACAACTACCCCAACAACAAAACCTTCCACTACCCCAACAACTACCACAACTACCtcaacaactaaacctaccactaccccaacaactactgcaactactacacctaccactaccacaacaacaaaaCCAACCACTACCCCTGCAACTACTTCAGCTACTTCAACAACAtctcctaccactaccccaacatcaaAACCTGCCACTACgccaacatctactacaactacttcaacaactaaacctaccactaccccaacatctactacaactacTTCAACAACTAAACCTAGCACTATCCCAACAACtgctaccactaccccaacatctaAACCTACCACTACCCTAACAACAAAACCTACAACTACTACAGCTACTTCAACAACATATCTTACCAGTAACCCAACAACAAAACCTACCACCACCCCAACAACTATTACAACTACTTCAACAACaaaacctaccactaccccaacatctactacaactacttcaacaactaaacctaccactaccccaacatctactacaactacttcaacaactaaacctac tacttcaacaacaaaacctaccactaccccaacatctactacaactacttcaacaactaaacctaccactaccccaacatcaaaacctaccactaccccaactacttcaacaactaaacctaccacTTCCCCAACAACAACTCCTACCAATACCCCAACAACTGCTACAACTACCCCAACATCAAAACCTACCACTACACCAACAACTCCCACAACTACTTCAACAACAAAACTTACCACAACCCCAACAACAAAAGCTACAACTACTACAGTTACTtcaacaactaaacctaccactaccccaacaacaactactacatctaccccaacatcaaaacctaccactacgccaacatctactacaactacttcaacaactaaacctaccacTTCCCCAACAACaactcctaccactaccccaaaaacaactcctaccactaccccaacattAAAACATACCAATACCCCAACAACTGCTACAACTACCCCAACATCAAAACCTACCACTACACCAACAACTCCCACAACTACTTCAACAACAAAACTTACCACAACCCCAACAACAAAAGCTACAACTACTACAGTTACTtcaacaactaaacctaccactaccccaacaacaactactacatctACCCCAACATCAAAACCTACCACTACACCAACATCTACTTCAAGTACTTCGACAACTAAACCTACCACTTACCCAACAACaactcctaccactaccccaaaAACAACTCCTACCACCACCTCAACAACaactcctaccactaccccaacatcaaaacctaccactaccccaacaactactacaactaccctAACAACAAAGCCTACTACTAACCCAACAACAACTGCAACTACTTCAACAACTAAACCTGCCACTACCCAACCAAACACTACAGCTTCTtcaacaactaaacctaccaTTACCCCAACAACAGCTACTACCACTACTCCAACATCTACTTCAACTACTtcaacaactaaacctaccagtaacccaacatctactacaactacCCCAACATCAAAACCTGCCACTACCCCAACGTCTACTACAACTACTCCCACAACTAAACCTACCACCTCCCCAACAACaactcctaccactaccccaacaactgctaccactaccccaacatctaAACCTACCACTACCCTAACAACAAAACCTACAACTACTACAGCTACTTCAACAACATATCTTACCAGTAACCCAACAACAAAACCTACCACCACCCCAACAACTATTACAACTACTTCAACAACAAAACCTACCACTACgccaacatctactacaactacttcaacaactaaacctaccactaccccaacatcaaaacctaccactaccccaacatctactacaactacttcaacaactaaacctaccactaccccaacatctactaca